The following are encoded in a window of Glandiceps talaboti chromosome 5, keGlaTala1.1, whole genome shotgun sequence genomic DNA:
- the LOC144435619 gene encoding cytochrome P450 1A1-like, with translation MISAITSHLFNILSNPTYALLILLGLLVCHLLYGMIKPAGFPPGPIGWPGIGSAMLLAKDPHTNMTKLSEKYGDIFTLNIGLAHCVVLNNIKLVRESLVAKQNDFAGRPYIYSLDITSEGGKDIAAADFTPAWKYHRKLVHQAIRNYASGDRLERTISEDALPQLMKTIEAGEPFNPAPVIFTMIANVICNLSFGKRYAIDDPELKMIMDIFNEFIEVFSSGGLLADLVPLLRYIPLTSGEKQFREVLGKFLNLIQEKIDDHKETFDQYKDNHRDLIDDLLQSKHEAEGTEKAGLITDVHIRQTIADVFGAGLDTTVHSLNWCVAYLMNYPDVQAKVHDEIDNAIGRDRPCQLSDRLRLPYCEAVIHEAMRIRTVVPMGVPHATTCDASVGGYYLPRGTWIMVNQWKIHMTEKEWKDPEEFRPERFLTQDGTLIPKAESYIPFSAGRRVCVGEALAKNEMFLMFVNIFQNTIFTVPPGSNPPSLKPNYEAGAIRVFPYKAVARKR, from the exons ATGATTTCTGCAATCACAAGCCACCTCTTTAATATACTATCAAATCCGACATATGCTCTATTAATACTGCTTGGTCTGTTGGTATGTCATCTCCTATATGGAATGATCAAACCCGCTGGTTTTCCCCCTGGACCAATCGGATGGCCTGGTATAGGCAGTGCAATGT TGCTTGCCAAAGACCCGCATACCAATATGACGAAACTGTCTGAAAAGTATGGCGATATATTCACTCTGAACATTGGACTTGCTCACTGTGTTGTGCTAAATAACATCAAGTTGGTCAGAGAATCACTTGTCGCTAAACAGAACGACTTTGCTGGACGACcctatatatattcat TGGATATTACTTCCGAAGGCGGGAAAGACATAGCCGCTGCCGACTTCACTCCTGCATGGAAATATCACAGGAAATTAGTACACCAAGCAATAAG AAATTATGCCAGTGGAGATCGATTAGAGAGAACTATAAGTGAGGATGCTCTTCCACAATTGATGAAGACTATCGAAGCTGGAGAACCCTTCAATCCGGCCCCAgtgatatttacaatgattgCCAATGTCATTTGTAACTTGTCCTTTGGCAAACG GTATGCCATAGACGACCCTgaattgaaaatgataatgGATATATTCAATGAATTCATCGAAGTGTTTTCTAGTGGTGGTTTGTTGGCCGATCTCGTTCCATTGCTTCGTTACATTCCATTGACCAGTGGAGAGAAACAGTTCAGAGAAGTACTTGGCAAATTTCTGAATCTCATCCAGGAGAAGATTGATGATCACAAGGAAACATTTGACCAATATAAAG ACAACCATCGTGACCTGATAGACGATCTTCTTCAATCTAAGCATGAAGCAGAAGGAACTGAAAAAGCTGGATTAATTACAGATGTACATATCAGACAGACCATAGCTGACGTATTTGGAG CTGGACTAGATACCACTGTTCACTCTCTAAACTGGTGTGTTGCCTATCTAATGAATTACCCGGATGTACAGGCTAAAGTGCACGATGAGATTGACAACGCTATTGGTCGAGATCGCCCTTGCCAACTTTCAGACAGGTTAAGACTGCCATACTGTGAAGCTGTCATACACGAAGCCATGCGAATCCGTACTGTGGTCCCAATGGGAgtaccacatgcaacaacatGCGATGCATCTGTTG GTGGATATTATCTTCCACGAGGTACATGGATAATGGTTAACCAATGGAAGATTCATATGACAGAGAAAGAATGGAAAGATCCTGAAGAATTTAGACCag AACGGTTTCTGACCCAAGATGGTACCTTGATCCCAAAGGCTGAAAGTTACATACCATTCTCGGCTGGTAGAAGAGTATGTGTCGGTGAAGCTCTGGCCAAAAATGAGATGTTCCTTatgtttgtcaacattttcCAGAACACCATTTTTACTGTACCCCCAGGAAGTAACCCACCATCCCTAAAGCCAAATTACGAGGCGGGAGCGATTCGAGTATTTCCATACAAAGCAGTCGCTAGAAAGCGTTGA
- the LOC144435431 gene encoding cytochrome P450 1A1-like: MGKFPDRLKLAMVTPILKKASLDQDVLNNYRPVSNLAFISKIIEKVVSNINNLYVPRQSAYKKYHSTETALLRLQNDIACAIGQQKVGLLVMLDLATAFDTVSHDLLLHKLHSIGITGKEVQSLPPSVKKYDVHIHLRHLHFQVGYDSSHKMGIPKPTTHTLFAKVLQHEINNTSQSIYHRGATFAHQCGATLEMIQLQAKMISAIIGHLFSILSNPTYVLLLLLGLLVCHLLYGMIKPAGFPPGPIGWPVIGSAMLIAKDPHTKLTKLSEKYGDIFTLNIGLTHCVVLNNIKLVRESLVAKQNDFAGRPYIYSSDILSEGRKNIVVADFTPAWKYHRKLVHQAIRNYASGERLERAVSEDALPQLMKTVEAGEPFDPTPLIFTMIANIVCNMSFGKRYDIDDPELKKIMDLFKELVDAFSSGGLLADLIPFLRYIPRTSGEKLMREIVDKFLKLIQQKIDEHKETFDQYKDNHRDLIDDLLHAKFEAEGTENAGLITDVHIRQTIGDVFLAGLDTTVHALNWCVAYLVNYPDVQAKVHDEIDNAIGRDRPCQLSDRSRLPYCEAVIHEAMRIRTVTPIGLPHTTTCDTSVGGYCLPRGTWIMVNQWKIHMTEKEWKDPEEFRPERFLTQDGTLIPKAESYIPFSAGRRVCVGEALAKNEMFLMFVNIFQNTVFTVPPGSNPPSLKPNYDAAVIRLFPYKAVARKR; this comes from the exons ATGGGGAAATTTCCCGATCGACTGAAACTGGCAATGGTAACCCCAATTCTAAAGAAAGCATCATTGGATCAGGATGTTTTAAACAATTATCGACCAGTGTCAAACTTAGCATTTATATCTAAGATTATAGAGAAAGTCGTCTCGAATatcaataatttgtatgtaccTCGTCAATCTGCGTATAAGAAATATCATAGTACTGAGACAGCTCTACTTCGACTACAAAATGATATTGCTTGTGCCATTGGTCAACAGAAAGTTGGTTTGCTTGTCATGCTTGATTTGGCAACAGCGTTTGATACTGTTAGTCATGATCTTTTGTTACACAAACTTCATTCAATTGGCATTACTGGAAAG GAAGTCCAATCTTTGCCACCATCAGTTAAGAAATATGATGTACACATTCACCTGCGACATCTTCATTTTCAAGTGGGGTATGATAGTTCGCACAAAATGGGCATTCCAAAGCCTACAACTCATACTCTGTTTGCTAAAGTCCTTCAGCACGAGATCAACAACACCAGTCAAAGTATTTATCATAGAGGGGCTACCTTTGCTCATCAATGTGGTGCAACACTAGAGATGATCCAGCTTCAAG CCAAAATGATTTCTGCAATCATAGGCCACCTCTTTAGTATACTATCAAATCCGACATATGTTCTATTGTTATTGCTTGGTCTGCTGGTATGTCACCTCCTCTATGGAATGATCAAACCCGCTGGTTTTCCCCCTGGACCAATCGGATGGCCTGTTATAGGCAGTGCAATGT TGATCGCTAAAGACCCGCATACCAAGTTGACGAAACTGTCTGAAAAGTATGGCGATATATTCACTCTGAACATTGGACTTACTCACTGTGTTGTGCTAAATAACATTAAGTTGGTCAGAGAATCACTTGTCGCTAAACAGAATGACTTTGCTGGACGACCCTATATCTATTCAT CGGACATTCTTTCCGAAGGCCGGAAAAACATAGTTGTTGCTGACTTCACTCCTGCATGGAAATATCACAGGAAATTAGTACACCAAGCAATAAG GAATTATGCCAGTGGAGAGCGATTAGAGAGAGCTGTAAGTGAGGATGCTCTTCCACAATTGATGAAAACTGTTGAAGCTGGAGAACCTTTTGATCCGACACCcttgatatttacaatgattgCCAATATCGTTTGTAACATGTCCTTTGGCAAACG GTATGACATAGACGACCCTGAATTGAAAAAGATAATGGATTTATTCAAGGAATTAGTCGATGCATTTTCTAGTGGTGGTCTGTTGGCCGATCTCATTCCATTCCTCCGCTACATTCCACGGACCAGTGGAGAGAAGTTGATGAGAGAAATAGTTGACAAATTTCTGAAACTCATCCAACAGAAGATTGATGAACACAAGGAAACATTTGACCAATATAAAG ACAACCATCGTGACCTGATAGATGATCTCCTCCACGCCAAGTTTGAAGCAGAGGGAACTGAGAATGCTGGATTAATCACAGATGTACATATCAGACAGACCATAGGTGACGTATTTTTAG CTGGACTAGATACCACTGTTCACGCTCTAAACTGGTGTGTTGCCTATCTAGTGAATTACCCGGATGTACAGGCTAAGGTGCACGATGAGATTGACAACGCTATTGGTCGAGATCGCCCTTGCCAACTTTCAGATCGGTCAAGACTGCCATACTGTGAAGCTGTCATACACGAAGCCATGCGAATCCGTACTGTGACACCAATCGGACTACCACACACAACTACGTGTGATACATCTGTCG GTGGATATTGTCTTCCAAGAGGTACATGGATAATGGTTAACCAATGGAAGATTCATATGACAGAGAAAGAATGGAAAGATCCTGAAGAATTTAGACCag AACGGTTTCTGACCCAAGATGGTACCTTGATCCCAAAGGCTGAAAGTTACATACCATTCTCGGCTGGTAGAAGAGTATGTGTCGGTGAAGCTCTGGCCAAAAATGAGATGTTCCTTatgtttgtcaacattttcCAGAACACCGTTTTTACTGTACCCCCAGGAAGTAACCCACCATCCCTAAAGCCAAATTACGATGCGGCAGTGATTCGATTATTTCCATACAAAGCAGTCGCTAGAAAGCGTTAG